One Methanocalculus natronophilus DNA segment encodes these proteins:
- a CDS encoding archaeosine biosynthesis radical SAM protein RaSEA codes for MVLMVSRAVEKPLAAWMGKDRIGSDIGKSLTIILKSGGCRYNRCRMCGYRFERYHAIDKDELTRKMLAQVQWVEEEYRSEEYDIVKIFTSGSFFDSVEVPSAVRDRLGSLMKGKIVIAETRPEYVTSDEISRFSDLIDTGDHQMPLYVAMGLETSDDRIREKSIEKGFSFADFIRASTVAHDHGVGVKSYLMMKPLFLTEQEAVNDMKRSIADCAPYSDLISMNLCTVQKRTELEYYWKRGAYRPPYLWSALMVLLQSDERVSCDPVGGGFIRGPHNCGTCDYDIKKALDDYSLSFDRRLLQQVFEKECRCREEWEYVLLHEKPWCMPLTR; via the coding sequence ATGGTTTTAATGGTATCCCGGGCAGTTGAAAAACCCCTCGCCGCATGGATGGGGAAGGACAGAATTGGAAGCGACATTGGAAAAAGCCTGACTATCATCCTGAAATCAGGCGGTTGCCGCTATAACCGGTGCAGGATGTGCGGGTACCGGTTTGAACGATACCATGCCATAGACAAGGATGAGCTCACACGGAAGATGCTTGCCCAGGTACAATGGGTTGAGGAGGAGTATCGATCTGAAGAGTACGATATTGTAAAAATCTTCACATCCGGCAGTTTCTTTGACAGCGTTGAGGTGCCCTCAGCAGTTCGGGACCGTCTTGGAAGCCTGATGAAAGGAAAGATTGTTATCGCCGAAACCCGTCCGGAGTATGTCACCAGCGATGAGATCAGCAGGTTCTCTGATCTCATTGATACAGGAGATCACCAGATGCCGCTCTATGTCGCAATGGGGCTGGAGACGTCAGATGACCGGATACGTGAGAAGTCTATTGAGAAAGGCTTCTCTTTTGCAGACTTTATCAGGGCATCCACTGTTGCACATGACCATGGTGTTGGCGTCAAGTCCTACCTGATGATGAAACCGCTCTTCCTCACCGAACAGGAGGCAGTCAACGACATGAAGAGATCTATTGCAGATTGCGCGCCCTATAGCGACCTCATTTCAATGAATCTCTGTACTGTTCAGAAGAGAACTGAACTTGAGTATTACTGGAAGAGAGGGGCATACCGCCCCCCGTACCTCTGGAGCGCACTTATGGTTCTCCTCCAGTCTGATGAACGGGTCAGCTGCGATCCCGTCGGTGGCGGTTTTATACGCGGGCCGCATAATTGCGGAACCTGTGATTATGATATCAAAAAAGCACTTGACGACTATTCCCTTAGCTTTGACCGGCGTCTTCTGCAGCAGGTCTTTGAAAAAGAATGCAGGTGCAGGGAGGAGTGGGAATATGTCCTTCTGCATGAAAAGCCCTGGTGTATGCCACTCACCCGGTAG
- a CDS encoding TIGR00300 family protein, producing MDHLREMELEGHIIDSGIMTRVFDRVMDMGGDFEIITFEVGKRKADTSYARLEISAATEEKLDQIASELHRYGARLIEADTIRLVAAEADRVVPKGFYSTTNHPTSLWYNDEWIPVENIEMDCILVVDPATQRAFCTPLSKLRRGDCVVIGEKGVRVVYPERPRETGMFEFMHGQVSSERPSETIVKKIADELLKVKEKGLKVALVGGPAIVHTGAGEALAALIREGYIDVLFSGNALATHDIEYNLFGTSLGMDLKTGDLITGGHKHHIYAISEVMRAGSIPEAVEHGIITGGIMYECVRSGIPYVLAGSIRDDGPLPDVITDVVQAQDAMREHIGECGMVLMIGTLLHSVAVGNSLPSYVKTICVDINPASVTKLMDRGTTQAIGVVSDAGSFIPALHRALNQSRE from the coding sequence ATGGACCATTTGCGGGAGATGGAGCTCGAGGGCCATATCATTGACTCCGGCATCATGACACGGGTATTTGACCGTGTTATGGATATGGGCGGGGATTTTGAGATTATTACCTTTGAAGTTGGGAAAAGAAAAGCTGATACCAGTTATGCCCGTCTGGAGATCTCAGCAGCAACCGAGGAGAAACTTGACCAGATCGCCAGTGAACTGCACCGCTATGGTGCACGGCTGATTGAGGCAGACACCATACGGCTTGTGGCAGCAGAAGCCGATCGTGTGGTTCCAAAGGGGTTTTACTCAACGACCAATCATCCGACCTCTCTCTGGTATAATGATGAATGGATCCCTGTTGAGAATATCGAGATGGACTGCATTCTTGTTGTAGATCCAGCAACACAGCGGGCATTCTGCACGCCCCTCTCAAAACTGCGGAGAGGCGACTGTGTTGTTATCGGGGAGAAAGGTGTCAGGGTCGTCTACCCGGAGCGCCCGCGCGAAACCGGTATGTTTGAGTTCATGCATGGCCAGGTTTCATCAGAGCGCCCCAGTGAAACCATTGTCAAAAAGATCGCAGATGAGCTTCTCAAGGTGAAGGAGAAGGGCCTGAAGGTTGCACTTGTCGGAGGCCCTGCCATTGTTCATACGGGAGCAGGCGAGGCTCTTGCAGCCCTGATCCGTGAAGGATATATTGACGTACTCTTCAGTGGCAACGCCCTTGCCACCCATGATATCGAATATAACCTCTTTGGCACGTCACTTGGCATGGATCTCAAGACAGGGGATCTCATCACGGGAGGCCATAAACACCATATTTATGCGATAAGTGAAGTGATGCGTGCCGGATCGATACCAGAAGCGGTTGAGCATGGCATCATCACTGGCGGCATCATGTATGAATGTGTCCGGTCAGGGATTCCGTATGTGCTTGCCGGCTCAATCCGGGACGACGGGCCCCTGCCTGATGTGATCACCGATGTGGTACAGGCGCAGGACGCGATGAGGGAGCATATCGGTGAATGCGGAATGGTGCTCATGATCGGCACCCTTCTCCATTCCGTTGCTGTCGGCAACAGCCTCCCGTCCTATGTGAAGACGATCTGTGTCGATATCAATCCCGCATCAGTGACAAAACTGATGGATCGGGGTACAACCCAGGCGATTGGTGTGGTTTCAGATGCTGGATCCTTTATTCCTGCCCTCCACAGGGCACTGAACCAGAGTCGGGAATAG
- a CDS encoding NTP transferase domain-containing protein, with product MRVLIMAGGEGSRLNMGEKPLVRIADKPMISWVIDAYIGAGCDPVVITSRKTPYTQNWCRANSIPFVSTHGRGYLEDLSLAVLTLEETGPFFTSVSDIPCLRADTICAIRDAYQQSGKEACSTWIPVVLCQRFGTEPRYQDDIDGIPASPAGINILHGSCMGSEQDELKLLLQEQGLVFNVNTQSELALIEEHFHSVMNEHPSASPFS from the coding sequence ATGCGCGTATTGATTATGGCAGGCGGGGAAGGATCCCGCCTGAATATGGGAGAGAAGCCGCTCGTCCGAATCGCGGATAAACCAATGATAAGCTGGGTTATCGATGCCTATATCGGGGCTGGGTGTGACCCGGTCGTTATAACCTCACGGAAGACCCCGTATACACAAAACTGGTGCAGGGCAAACAGTATCCCGTTTGTCTCCACCCATGGCAGGGGCTATCTTGAGGATCTCTCTCTGGCTGTTCTGACCCTGGAAGAGACAGGCCCGTTCTTCACTTCCGTTTCTGACATACCATGCCTTCGTGCCGATACGATATGCGCGATCCGGGATGCCTATCAACAATCAGGGAAGGAAGCCTGCTCTACGTGGATTCCAGTAGTGCTCTGTCAGAGATTTGGGACAGAACCGCGCTACCAGGATGATATTGATGGTATACCAGCCAGCCCTGCCGGGATCAATATACTGCATGGCTCCTGTATGGGCAGTGAACAGGATGAATTGAAGCTTCTCCTCCAGGAACAGGGGCTTGTCTTTAATGTGAATACCCAGTCCGAACTGGCACTCATCGAAGAACACTTCCATTCGGTTATGAACGAGCATCCATCTGCATCACCGTTTTCATAA